The Acropora muricata isolate sample 2 chromosome 7, ASM3666990v1, whole genome shotgun sequence genomic interval TTGACTTGTTTCACAGTCTTTGTTGCCAAATCCTTCAAACATGTATGTTGGATGTTTAATATGCCAAGTCGACATTACAGAGGGAATTCCCAAGCAGAGTTGTAAAGCGTGTGAAAGGTGAGAAGTAGTATTTAATCCTCGCCAGGACAGTGGTATTGAAAGGGTTGTGAGTTTGGCTAGCAACTGGGCCTTGAAAAGTCGAAAAATCGAGAGCTCATCGGACGTGATTTGAGATTTTACCTGTTACATTGATAAATAAATTTAACTCTAAATTGATCCTTCAGGGACTGAgtccaataatattatttacgtAAACCTTTTGTGTtgttaaaaaggaaagaaaatgacaGCTTAGCTTATGATTAAAAATTATGATTAAAAAATTTTCCCAGAACTCAAGGTAAAAATACCAGGTAAAAGTCCCaagttacattattttgtgcaAGGAGTAGAAGTGATTTTGATTTGGGCTTGTGTGAATTTTTGAAGTGAGAGTACGTATACCAAGGTTGGGAAAATTATCCTTATAttgcttataataataataatattgcactGCTGCCAACACTGTTAAGTtgtgctcaatacacataagtgtagagctaaatcatagaaaggtgaggctaatgaaaccaacacatgattcactgttacttcgagtttcgtgcttacacactcatcagacagtattactaaagaaaattctttattttctttattaaattttctttattaaatgctctctgatgagtgcgtaagcacgaaactctgagtaacagtgaatcacgtgttggtttcattagcctcacctttcctTATATTGCTATGAACACCAAGAGTATACATGCCAATGAAGGATTCAACATACCCATGGTCCTAGGCTTTCCACTTTCTGaggcaaataataataacattaataaagACAGATCTGGGttcataaaactgtaaaaagaaattgtgcgACTTGAAGGGTATTGAAATGTTGTACGAAGCATCTGTATTCTCTCCATTTGCTCTAAGTAATTAGGCAACCACTTTTCTAGTTgttaaaacatgcaaattgccAGTGGAAAAGCTACTCTTGTACTCGTACATTTGTATGTATTCCTAATCTCTATGGATCTTTGACTtaaactgaagcaaaaatggGTCAGGAATGTATCTGAAAGCTATTAATTGTCTCTAAAAAGATTAGGTACCTGCAGTCTCGGAGCTAATAGATTATGAGCACACTGTAATCAATAGAGCTTTTAGCTATTTGCTTGAAGGAATTGAAGCATGGTTTGAGCAAGGTAAACctaatattagtaataattattgcaattaaACACTGTttagaggggggaggaacaggagaataaatctcccttctccctactttctgagccaatttctccctcctccctaaacatttacctcacattttctccctcctccctgctttttccccctatttctccctcctccctactttttgagccaatttctccttcctccctaaacgtttacctcacattttctccctcctccctgcTTTTTCCtcctatttctccctcctccctactttttttgggccatttctccctcctccctattctgttcctccctcCTCTGTTTATCTGGAATCCTTGACTGACTTCATGGACTCTTTCCAACAATCTGCTTTCTCATTGTAAATGTTAATGTTAGCAAACGTAAAAGGATCCATGTAAGTGTTgaatttattttcttattaagACCTTGAAATGTCCAGCACAAACAAATATTGCTTCCTTCCAGGGTTGCAGAAGAGATGAACATTCATACATGCTGTGGTACACTAGATGAAGCATCATAAACACTTATgtatagacgttattcataaatgggtgctaattcattattcttttgtccatgtgcaaattagcctaccaagcctcattgtcatgtgctaaactTGTCTCTATGTTTCAAATGCTTTCTACAAAACGACCTTAAcctttaaattttattttttttggtattattaatatatttagATACGTAGGCTGGTTTCTCGGAAACTATAGAGCACTTTCATACGGGGTGAGGGGTACTcccatatatgggctatatacCGTTGGTATCTGCCGTGGGAACGCGTGGTTTTTTAGGTTCTCGatccttaaatagggtatcatttTAGCCCATATTGGCATAGTGTTCACGGTATTATCCTTAGATAAGGCgcctaagggcctgtttacatggagaGAGGGTGACTCTCCTAAGGGGCAAAAGATAGCCCCCCTTTACATGCAAAGTCTTGTCCCTAGGGCTATCGCGATTATTGAAAATGCAGGACAAGCGAAGTATTTTTGCGGTAAATTCAATTTTCCTTGCGTTTGCCTTTTTGGTTGCgacttctttcatttttcacgTTCAAGTCCTCTTCCACATTTTTCCGAGTCGACAACTCGTCTATCACCATCCAACTCTTTTCGCGAAATGTGGACACTGTTGTTCTCCGACTGTTCCGAACTGTGTTCAAACGATTTGGCCAGCACAGAACGGGCGAAAACATTCCCCGTGCTTGTACTTGCGCGAAGCCATTACAGACTTTCGCGTAGATCTGACGGTAATCTGATCCCACAGAAGTTGACCCTTCTAGAAGGGTGACCCTACCTCAAGTGTTTACAGGGCAAAAAGTTATCCTACCAAGCAGATAGGGTGACCCTAGCCCTAGGGTGACCCAACCTCTCCAAACCGGAAAACACAAAAGGCAAGGGTTACCCTGCTAAGAGGATGCCCCTTCTAGAAGGGTCACCCTATTTCCATGTAAAGAGGCCCGAAATGTATTGTGTGTAAATACCGAGTGAAGCGGAAAATAAATGATTTGTTAAAGTTAAACTATTAGCAAAGCTGTCGCCGTTGTAAACATTTGTTTAAGTTGACCCGTTCAAGCTATTTTGAGTTTGAGTTGTTTACCTTGCATAGAGTGTCATTTTTCCAGGTTTGGGCCTCAAATTATAGGATATCAATTTTCGTTTGATTCAGGTCAGGGTTTAAGACGCTTCGCAGACAAATGGTGGCGTAttttgttatcttttgaattcaTGTCAATTAGATCCAATGGCCTAACATTGGGCTAAATATTCGTTTGAAATTttcccatggcagcgaggttagagAGGCCTATTAGcgttaaaacaaaagaatatttaaatttgatcgccatgaCGATgacgaaaaaggtctattccaGCATCTTGACAAATTCACTCTTGCGAAAATCATGCGCTTTTCGTACAGCGGGGGTGTTGACCGTCACTATGGAGAACTTGTCTCCTTATTTCAAATGCTCTCTACAGGTGAACTCTAACCTTTGAGTCGCAACGTTATCCGCGGAAATTTATTAGTAATACTAATTTATTTAGACACGTCGGGTTGTTTCGCGAAAACTATTCAACCATCTTGACAAGTTCACTCGTGCAAAAAATTATGCGGTCTTCAAGCAGCGGGAAATATTATTGTTCACAAGCATTTTCAGGTCAGTGATAGCTAGATTTGATGACAATCAATTCTGAAAACGAGAGGTTTCACGTCACTACGAAGGTGCTCCTCGCCACAAAGGTACACTAATTTTGTAACTTGTGCGATGTTTCGTtatacaaacaaaatttaaaggcCGAGGATAACaatttcaagtaagctatgatcatcgcagttatgaacgcaacttaagcaattgtgtgtagaagcctgaaaagtcaggacttaacggggtttgaacccctACACGAGAACTAAAGTTCTAGAACCgtagaccctctgggtgtctcgaaaacgcagaccctATAAATTCAGATCCCTTGgctgtctcgaaaactcagaccctaaagataaaagAAATTTAGACAGCGCttgccaaagaatgctgcaagccgtcttATTTACTGTTCGTCGATCCCTGAATCTGCAGaggaaataaaacggctcgcggtaGAAGAAACctgcactgatcacaaaaaaaaaagaaacttaacactcttatcgatatttcggctgctttattaAGTACATAAACCAAATTCAGCTACAGTCACGTTTCCGAAGCCCTCCGAGCTAAAGAGGTGCATTGCGTGACGGTTTCGTAACCGGATATTGGTTGTTTTCTATTCTCATGATAAGACAAAGAATTCAGCGGCCAATTTAAAATAGTGAACAAGAACCTGACtgtcatctgttcgtagctataatttccaaggcacgagtgAAATTTCTTTCCTAGGAaatttaaaagccatcatttgtaaactggagagagttttaaattatttacatttgACTTCCACGCTTTGACCGAATGCACCgttaaaatttggcgcgaaaaaacgtcaccaaaaagttaatggttaagtaagaaatataaagaaccttttttggcggaaaacaaggaaaattttccatgtaacaatcattacttctgtttgaCTATTATCGGTCTATTCTCCTCAAAACTCAAATCAGTACAGtgcatcgaatcataatgatccaTTAGGGTATACCTGAAGCGAATATCCGGAATCTGAAGTGGGACATACATGTGCAGGTTGTGAAACCGTCACGCAACTAAACTTGGCTCCAGTGGAATcggagacacgttgaatattattttcgttaTCGGGGTAGGTattttccaccgcgagccgCTGTATTTTTTCTACAGATTCAAGATACGATGTGGTATTTTAGGGTCTgaagtctgagttttcgagaaacAAGACGGTTTGTAGTAATCGTTGGCACACGCTGTGTAAATTTGTGTTATCTTAGGGTTTGAGTTTTCGAGAGACGcacagagggtctgagtttttaggatctgaggtctgagttttcgagacacccataAGATGCAATGTGAATATAGTTGGTTAAGTATTCTTATTTTGAATGATGTTGACAAAAAGAGAGTGATTCATTATTATCCTATGTTAAAAGACACCGCACAATTGTAAAATGGCTCAGTCGACAGTTTTTAATTGTATTTCTTAATTGTTTACACCTAATTGTATTTACATCGTGTCAGTTCTTAACCATTCATTTCATCATTTACAAACCACCACTGTACCATTTGTGTTTAGCTGGTCTGTCTTATTTTcgtgttttgtatttttggtgGTGATGGCGGCCCTCACAGAGACATGATGAACGGCTACAGGCGAATCTTCGCTGACGTCATTGTCTACATTTTTGCtaattagcatacgacttacctaatagaagcagtggccgtatatatgagctaaatgcaagagttgaaagagctgattaagttgaacaattttttccattttcagctctttgcaagcagtattgaaggaaatatcacatcaaaaactgcgaaattgctgggtggcaaaaaagttaatgagccgtacatcccctgtaaaatttcgagtttttagaagagaatttctccgaaaccattcgatgaattgggctcaaattttcagagagaACTTAAACTGTCATGCCCTTTCAATgttaagtttttattttattagcgtcatcagatagtgataagcatatgttaatgaggcaaaagtgtaaacaaagattcgcctataaagGACGTTCTTGCTAATTGTTTATGTGCAACTAACCTGCGCAGATAACGCGAGGAAGAGAGAGAGCCTCCCGACATTGTAACGTTTTATCATAGAGAAGGTGGATAAAAGAGCTGACCTGGGTGGTTTCTGGTCCTTCCTTTATATATCAGGCGAAAGCGTAACAAAAGAAGTATTCCAACACCCTCGTAGACTTCACACCAATTTTGTTCTGTTAGACCGTCGGTGACCCTTACCCTTCAAATTTTTACACGAATCATTTACCCTACTTATTCTCTTCCAAaactgatgaaatgaaaaaaaatctcatAGTAAGAGGTAACTctatttttaaacaatttctTCCGTTGTGCCATCTAATTCCGGAAGTTGTTGAAACGGTAGCACTTGTGAGGACGCTCGTTGAGGATTATCTTCaatgtttacgacatccctaatGACgtgaaattatttaaaatatccACTCCTTAATCCCCAAGCAAAGAAATCTTCACTTTACTAGTTTATTTCTATGATTTTTGATGGATAAGTAGAAGAAGAAGCTAAATTTCGTTATAATGGCCAATATATCGCAACTAGGGCATTTTTCCAGTGCCCTTTCCgccaaaacaaagtcggtgGTCCCCGTTTCTTTTGTCAATTTTAGAATTAGTAACTCGTCCTCTAACTCCAGGcgagaatgaaaaattttccgTTGTGGCAAGATTTTCGCGCGAACGTCGTTAGCTGTTATCTGTGGCTTCGTTCGGCTAGGGAGGTGTAATAAGCTATGCGCATGAGTGCATTACTCAGGTTTTAGCTGCTTTCACGCAGGGAATTGTCCGTAGAAAACGCCTCGCAGTTTAGCTAATTTTAGGGTTAGACGAATGATGCAATCGTACCGAAGGTTTCTTGGAAAAAGGGAATGACATTAACACTAAATTATTTGTTATCAGTTTCTCAAAACTATGGTTAGTAACCGTTTCCAATTTGTGCCCACAGACCATTTCAGCTGAGGCCTTCGGTTACTCTCCTTACTGTGAAAACGTTTTAGCAACTATTTATGTCCACGAAGAATATGGATCGCCATAACATTTCAGATGAAGAACGTCAAGCGATTTTCGAGCTTCTATCCAGCGATGCTGAGTCGTCCACAGACGAAGAACAAGAATTTCCAATAGAGGACAGGAATTCCACTGGCAATTCATCACTTTGCAAAGCGGTTTCTAATATCTTAAGCTTCGTCGAAGGCATTGGATTTCTTGCATTACCGTATGCAATCAAGCTAGGAGGAATCACTATCATTGTGGCATTTCTAGTACTTCCAATTTGTTCATGGTATACAGGAAAACTTCTTGTAGAATGTTTGTATGATGGCGATGAAAAGAAAACGCGAGTGAGGACAAGGTCCACGTTTAAAGAATTAGGAGAAATCATTTTACCTAAATATGGAGGCTACGTGGTCACTTGCTTCGAAAATTGGAGTCTCTTCCTCGGGTGTGTTTCATATCTGGTTTTGTGCGGATCTCTTATGAGTCACACTATACCGTCAATACCCATGACAGCTTGGATATGCATCGCAGGAGTCATAGTTTTTCCCACAACGTTTCTTAAATCTATGACAGAAATTGGCTGGTTAAGCATCATAAGTGTCGCTGCATTAATCTCGGTTGTGGTCACTGTTCTTTGGTATGGCTTGGGTCACATGAATAAATGGGATATAAAATCTGTTCTTTTTTGGAATAGCGAAGGAATAAGCATTGCTCTCCCAATTTTGGTCTTATCTTATGCTTCGCAACTCATTTTACCATCGGTTGAATCGAGCATGCGTGAAAAACACAAATTCAACTTGGCTCTTACATTGGCTTACATCATCAACGCTTTTATAAAAATAGTTTTCTCATTCCTTGCGTTCTTGTCTTTTGGATCCAATACCGATCAAGTGATCCTGAATAACCTGCCTGAAGGAGCGATTCGTACGTGTTCCAATTTACTTTTTGTTTCAAGTTGTATATTTTCGTATGCCCTTTGTGTCTTTCCAATGTTAGTCTTTATCCAAACAACCGAGATCTACGAACACGCTGTCTCTAAATTTCCAAAGGTAGGTTCTTTCTTCATTCGAGCAATCGTGGTCGTTTTATCATTGCTGGTGGCGATTATATTCCCAAAATTTGCTTTGGTTGTGTCGTTTGCAGGAAGTTTGAGTGAGTCgatgtttttctttattttgcctTGTGcagttcatttgaaattgaagttTAAGCAGCTGAAAATTTATCAAGTGTGTCTAGACGTGTTTTTAATCGCAACAGGGATTGCTTGTGGAATATTTGGTATCATTTTCTCAGGCAAAGCCTTAGTGTCAAAATGACATTGGTAGGATAAGGCCCCGGGAggggtactcccagaaaaattgggttTGGGTGTGTGGCCTGCTTCCCCTAagcctatttatgaccaaaatctgcgatttcCCCTACCCTATTGATGACCTGACACTTACACAGTTACTGTGAACATAATTTGCGTGGGGCTTTTATTGCTGGTCTTATATAGCGTGCGTAGCAGGCGTTAAATgggggagaggaaggcaaagcGCGGATGAAAGGAGGGGGACTTGataaagaagtagcttcttctaaattcaattCGAGTATAgaaaaatcgataccctatttatggccaaaatcgatacctatttatgaccaaaacggtTGGAGAACCCAACCCTTTGGGaccgcacatacctatatagcccgtataagggagtacccccccggggATAAGGCCCAGGAACTAGTGTATTCAAATGCAAGCTAAATGTGGTATGCTTCACGTAGGCCGCATTGCTTCCAGTGCCTCCCATTTGCAGGCAATGCCATAAACGTACCTTTAGCAATGTTCATCAAATTAATTCGAACTTGCCTCTCATTTCCGGCGACCAGTAATCTGCGGAAAACTAAGTTTCCTGGTTTCACCCGTGCACCTCCGTAGAGCCGGTTTTTATCACTCTATTAAGTAATCTCCTgtaaataaaatcattttgctGTAAAAATTAAGAGCAtgtagaaaattaaaaatgctttgGTGATATAAAAAGTGTGCTGGTTTTGTTTTAAATGTATTGAAAGTGTCTTGTGACCAGTCTGTCTGAAAATGTTTCAAACAGGTAACTTAATTTAAATAATTCAGTCGAATAAGTCCTAATCTCCCTCTGGTAGTGTCATTTAATTTGAATTTTATGTTAATACGCGCAAAATGAATTCAACTTAAAATGGCTCTAACCCcaatctcgaccccagagctcttctcttttgcGCATGCCTGAGGGAGAGAAGAGGTCTGAGGAACCCcgaaacaggcgtctttctcgttggttttcggaaaaaaataaagaacactcacctgattggttcattctatttcgcgcgaaaatgaaaagtttggTTAGCGCTCTTAtgagaggaaggaaaagctttttggtGAAATTTTGGACATTAATTTAAATGGGATTAAACGTCAtttaacaaatgaaaaaccaatGACTTGCCGAAGCCTGATGGTAAGACCCCTAGCACATCAGGAGCCCaggagtaggagcatgcaactccactatcttcctgtcacggcgttttcataaatcgatttatttttagattatttttaccggcccctggaatgagactcccgtgggattgcgatgaccaatcacaagaa includes:
- the LOC136922643 gene encoding vesicular inhibitory amino acid transporter-like, with the protein product MSTKNMDRHNISDEERQAIFELLSSDAESSTDEEQEFPIEDRNSTGNSSLCKAVSNILSFVEGIGFLALPYAIKLGGITIIVAFLVLPICSWYTGKLLVECLYDGDEKKTRVRTRSTFKELGEIILPKYGGYVVTCFENWSLFLGCVSYLVLCGSLMSHTIPSIPMTAWICIAGVIVFPTTFLKSMTEIGWLSIISVAALISVVVTVLWYGLGHMNKWDIKSVLFWNSEGISIALPILVLSYASQLILPSVESSMREKHKFNLALTLAYIINAFIKIVFSFLAFLSFGSNTDQVILNNLPEGAIRTCSNLLFVSSCIFSYALCVFPMLVFIQTTEIYEHAVSKFPKVGSFFIRAIVVVLSLLVAIIFPKFALVVSFAGSLSESMFFFILPCAVHLKLKFKQLKIYQVCLDVFLIATGIACGIFGIIFSGKALVSK